In a genomic window of Candidatus Binatia bacterium:
- the lnt gene encoding apolipoprotein N-acyltransferase, with product MPGLSTRPASPSVGASIAVSAPSAARLLVAASPVVAAVLYTLAMPPFTLAALAWLAPGALLVGAERTTPPRALLLGAAFGLLISIGVTSWAPGAAAAYFGGSRTTALAFALAVWLVYAALPYALLTFAHRLVAPRVPSWAVPACGAWLWVACEWLRTVFLTGLPWGFLAHAQWRATALVQIADLGGMYAVSFVVAWTSVALVRGALALAAAERPGRVVLQTLLPAAALLSLTLLYGEARLGALASNAQTSAAAREIALVQADVPARLHWSRAAAARTVAAYAAETRSAGGAALVVWPESAVAFYPDEDALLRAQLAQVARASNALLLFGGSRRAADGSPRNAVFLLDGEGTIRGSYDKQRLVPFAEYDPFDASAAASGLAYAPGRAAALLEASDLRLGALICYEALFPALARARVRDGADVLVNLSNDAWLDSGDGAARAQHFAMSVFRAVETRRPLVRASVGGISGFVTATGEVQDALPPGRGVLRAAVVPGTTTTPYVRWGDAWIALGGVALGVGLLVGRRRSC from the coding sequence GTGCCCGGGCTGAGCACGCGGCCCGCATCGCCGAGCGTCGGAGCCTCGATCGCCGTCAGCGCACCCAGCGCGGCGCGCCTGCTCGTCGCGGCGAGCCCGGTCGTCGCGGCGGTGCTCTACACGCTCGCGATGCCGCCGTTCACGCTCGCGGCGCTCGCCTGGCTCGCCCCGGGAGCGCTGCTCGTCGGCGCCGAGCGCACGACGCCGCCGCGCGCGCTACTGCTCGGCGCCGCGTTCGGCCTGCTGATCTCGATCGGCGTCACGTCGTGGGCGCCGGGCGCGGCCGCCGCGTACTTCGGCGGCAGCCGGACGACGGCGCTCGCGTTCGCGCTCGCGGTGTGGCTGGTCTACGCCGCCCTACCCTACGCGCTCCTGACCTTCGCGCACCGCCTGGTCGCGCCGCGCGTGCCGTCGTGGGCCGTGCCGGCGTGCGGCGCGTGGCTCTGGGTCGCGTGCGAGTGGCTGCGCACCGTGTTCTTGACGGGGCTGCCCTGGGGCTTCCTCGCGCACGCGCAGTGGCGTGCGACCGCGCTCGTGCAGATCGCCGACCTCGGCGGGATGTACGCGGTGTCGTTCGTCGTCGCGTGGACGAGCGTCGCGCTCGTGCGCGGCGCGCTCGCGCTCGCCGCCGCCGAGCGTCCGGGGCGCGTCGTGCTGCAGACGCTCCTGCCCGCCGCGGCGCTGCTCTCGCTCACGCTGCTCTACGGCGAGGCGCGGCTCGGCGCGCTGGCGTCGAACGCGCAGACGAGCGCCGCCGCACGCGAGATCGCGCTCGTGCAGGCCGACGTCCCGGCGCGTCTGCACTGGAGCCGCGCCGCCGCCGCGCGCACCGTCGCCGCGTACGCCGCCGAGACGCGAAGCGCGGGAGGCGCTGCGCTCGTCGTCTGGCCGGAGAGCGCGGTCGCGTTCTACCCGGACGAGGATGCCCTGCTGCGCGCGCAGCTCGCGCAGGTCGCGCGCGCGAGCAACGCGCTGCTGCTCTTCGGCGGCTCGCGGCGCGCCGCGGACGGCAGCCCGCGCAACGCGGTCTTCCTGCTCGATGGTGAAGGAACGATCCGCGGCTCGTACGACAAGCAGCGTCTCGTGCCGTTCGCCGAGTACGACCCGTTCGACGCGAGCGCGGCCGCGAGCGGTCTCGCCTACGCGCCAGGCCGTGCGGCGGCGCTGCTCGAAGCGAGCGACCTCCGGCTCGGCGCGCTGATCTGCTACGAGGCGCTCTTCCCGGCGCTGGCGCGCGCTCGCGTCCGGGACGGCGCCGACGTGCTGGTCAACCTCTCGAACGACGCCTGGCTCGACTCGGGCGACGGGGCCGCGCGCGCGCAGCACTTCGCGATGAGCGTCTTCCGCGCGGTCGAGACGCGCCGTCCGCTCGTGCGCGCGTCGGTCGGCGGCATCTCGGGCTTCGTCACGGCAACCGGCGAGGTGCAGGACGCGCTGCCGCCGGGACGCGGCGTGCTGCGCGCCGCCGTCGTGCCGGGCACGACGACGACGCCGTACGTCCGCTGGGGCGACGCGTGGATCGCGCTCGGCGGCGTCGCGCTCGGCGTGGGGCTGCTCGTCGGCCGGAGGCGCTCGTGCTGA
- a CDS encoding ATP-binding protein, with translation MLNARARRLRRITIATVSLFVVLFAVISVTSLGWIGSTFPGFFVMANRVVPSIALPEWPSRPGNLFQHQVLAVDGEPVATAAEVYERVAERPAGTPIDYRLRSPGGSVIDATVASQIFSRTDFVLLFGAYLVNGVAFLAIGLLVFLLKPDDRASRALFAATTTTSVFIVTAVDLYGPHWFFRLHVLAESLLAAAFLHLALVFPTDRLRGRGRYALFAVYAPFVLLAVWYEAVLDSPSAYTAAHLVASAAHGLAGMTLIAVIVYDFLSSPSALVRRRIGVVAVGAFAGLVVPVGLMAVSAIAGGGIALNAGAITAFLFPLSIAYAIVKRDLFEIDVVLRRALTYAIVVAASVVIYLTLFAAFGALVPTWSSWSLSSFAWAGVNLALVYLLTWLRNRVQDAVDRVFFRKAYDPETVLAELSHELASARSTEQVATHTASVLGRTLWPRSIALLVRGEDGLLHDADASSERPPIALQGPLRERLAAGEILARYEWEDVADHALPAVWRALDADVLVPIRQGDGGLDVLALGTKSSGRPYNVLDVSLLRTAANQIALALGTATAFAQLAALNSRLEEEVRERTRELGETNLELAESLAKLRTAYEKLEASQQSLTRADRLATLGRLTAGIAHELNTPLGGVMNALKILTDLGHEYADATDDPNVTKDDHRAIANEIVETAETAAGWARKAAAFVSKVKVHGRDPGDGAPVPFSIGAVVDEIRGLFAHRLRTSGCHIEYTEHPRGLQVMGSQARLAQVLTNLIGNALDAYEDRGVTADAVEVEARRDGDRVLVTVGDRAGGIPEDILPRVFDELFTTKERGRGTGLGLWIARNLVEQQFGGTLTVETTPGVGSRFTIVLPDQPDDAAATSDPRKTANGAAKPPLARYLASASERGTSRP, from the coding sequence GTGCTGAACGCGCGCGCGCGGCGGCTGCGCCGCATCACGATCGCGACGGTCTCGCTCTTCGTGGTGCTGTTCGCGGTGATCTCCGTCACCTCGCTCGGCTGGATCGGCTCGACCTTCCCCGGCTTCTTCGTGATGGCGAACCGGGTCGTGCCGTCGATCGCGCTACCCGAGTGGCCGAGCCGTCCGGGGAATCTCTTCCAGCACCAGGTGCTCGCGGTCGACGGCGAGCCCGTCGCGACCGCGGCCGAGGTGTACGAGCGCGTCGCCGAGCGTCCCGCGGGGACGCCGATCGACTACCGCCTGCGCAGTCCGGGCGGATCCGTGATCGACGCCACCGTCGCCTCGCAGATCTTCTCGCGCACCGACTTCGTGCTGCTGTTCGGCGCCTACCTGGTGAACGGCGTCGCCTTCCTCGCGATCGGGCTGCTCGTCTTCCTGCTCAAGCCGGACGACCGCGCGAGCCGCGCGCTGTTCGCGGCCACCACGACGACGAGCGTCTTCATCGTCACGGCGGTCGACCTCTACGGTCCGCACTGGTTCTTCCGCCTGCACGTGCTCGCCGAGTCGCTGCTCGCGGCGGCGTTCCTGCACCTCGCGCTGGTGTTCCCGACCGACCGCCTGCGCGGGCGCGGTCGGTACGCGCTGTTCGCGGTGTACGCGCCATTCGTGCTGCTCGCCGTGTGGTACGAGGCGGTGCTCGACTCGCCGTCGGCGTACACCGCGGCGCACCTCGTCGCCTCGGCGGCGCACGGGCTCGCCGGGATGACGCTCATCGCGGTGATCGTCTACGACTTCCTGTCGAGCCCGTCGGCGCTCGTGCGAAGGCGCATCGGCGTCGTTGCGGTGGGCGCGTTCGCGGGCCTCGTCGTCCCGGTCGGCTTGATGGCGGTCTCCGCGATCGCCGGCGGGGGCATCGCGCTCAACGCCGGCGCGATCACCGCCTTCCTGTTCCCGCTCAGCATCGCCTACGCCATCGTCAAGCGCGACCTCTTCGAGATCGACGTCGTGCTGCGCCGCGCGCTGACCTACGCGATCGTCGTCGCGGCGAGCGTCGTCATCTACTTGACGCTGTTCGCGGCGTTCGGCGCGCTCGTTCCGACGTGGAGCTCGTGGTCGCTCTCGTCGTTCGCGTGGGCCGGCGTCAACCTGGCGCTGGTCTACCTTCTCACCTGGCTACGCAACCGCGTGCAGGACGCCGTCGATCGCGTCTTCTTCCGCAAGGCGTACGATCCGGAGACCGTGCTCGCCGAGCTGAGCCACGAGCTCGCTTCGGCGCGCTCGACCGAGCAGGTCGCGACGCACACGGCGAGCGTCCTCGGACGGACGCTCTGGCCGCGCAGCATCGCGCTGCTCGTGCGCGGCGAGGACGGACTGCTGCACGACGCCGACGCGAGCTCGGAACGCCCGCCGATCGCGTTGCAGGGTCCGCTCCGCGAGCGTCTCGCAGCCGGCGAGATCCTCGCCCGCTACGAGTGGGAGGACGTCGCCGACCACGCGCTGCCCGCCGTTTGGCGAGCGCTCGACGCCGACGTCCTGGTGCCGATCCGTCAGGGCGACGGCGGGCTCGACGTGCTCGCGCTCGGCACGAAGAGCTCGGGGCGGCCCTACAACGTGCTCGACGTCTCGCTGCTGCGCACGGCCGCGAACCAGATCGCGCTCGCGCTCGGCACGGCGACGGCGTTCGCGCAGCTCGCGGCGTTGAACTCGCGACTCGAAGAGGAAGTACGCGAGCGCACGCGCGAGCTCGGCGAGACCAACCTCGAGCTCGCCGAGTCGCTCGCGAAGCTCCGCACGGCATACGAGAAGCTCGAGGCGAGCCAGCAGAGCCTGACGCGCGCCGACCGGCTGGCGACGCTCGGACGCCTCACCGCCGGCATCGCGCACGAGCTCAACACGCCGCTCGGCGGCGTGATGAACGCCCTCAAGATCCTCACCGACCTCGGCCACGAGTACGCCGACGCGACCGACGACCCGAATGTCACCAAGGACGACCACCGCGCGATCGCGAACGAGATCGTCGAGACCGCGGAGACCGCCGCCGGCTGGGCGCGCAAGGCCGCGGCGTTCGTCAGCAAGGTGAAGGTGCACGGCCGCGACCCCGGCGACGGCGCGCCCGTGCCGTTCTCGATCGGCGCCGTGGTCGACGAGATCCGCGGCCTGTTCGCGCACCGGCTGCGCACGTCGGGCTGCCACATCGAGTACACGGAGCACCCGCGCGGGCTGCAGGTGATGGGCTCGCAAGCGCGTCTCGCGCAGGTGCTGACCAACCTGATCGGCAACGCGCTCGACGCCTACGAGGACCGCGGCGTGACGGCCGATGCGGTCGAGGTCGAGGCGCGGCGCGACGGCGACCGCGTGCTGGTGACGGTCGGCGACCGCGCCGGCGGCATTCCGGAAGACATCCTGCCGCGCGTCTTCGACGAGCTCTTCACCACCAAGGAGCGCGGGCGCGGCACCGGGCTCGGGCTGTGGATCGCGCGCAATCTCGTCGAGCAGCAGTTCGGCGGCACGCTGACCGTCGAGACCACACCCGGCGTCGGCAGCCGCTTCACGATCGTCCTGCCCGACCAGCCGGACGACGCGGCGGCGACGAGCGATCCGCGCAAGACGGCGAACGGCGCCGCCAAGCCGCCGCTCGCGCGCTACCTCGCGTCGGCGTCCGAGCGCGGCACGTCGCGGCCGTAG
- a CDS encoding response regulator transcription factor gives MIRVLVADDHTMFRDMMKIAIPREGQLQVVGEAADGQEVCAAVERLRPDIVLLDYRMPRVKDFAALVRELRRLSPATRVIVLSGFATQEIAQKAADGGASGYVLKSTRLAAILDAIRTVAAGGTWIDPSLPRRVFETFQRAREPSGKPSALATLTRRERQVLGYVALGISNRAIAEKLCLSEQTVKTHLTNIFGKLEVRNRWAAALAFYGRDVPRSDADAR, from the coding sequence ATGATCCGCGTCCTCGTCGCCGACGATCACACCATGTTTCGCGACATGATGAAGATCGCGATCCCGCGCGAGGGCCAGCTTCAGGTGGTCGGCGAGGCGGCGGACGGGCAGGAGGTGTGCGCGGCGGTGGAGCGCCTGCGGCCGGACATCGTGCTGCTCGACTACCGGATGCCGCGCGTCAAGGACTTCGCGGCACTGGTGCGCGAGCTGCGTCGGTTGAGCCCGGCGACCCGCGTCATCGTGCTGTCGGGCTTCGCGACCCAGGAGATCGCGCAGAAGGCCGCCGACGGCGGCGCGAGCGGCTACGTGCTCAAGTCGACGCGTCTCGCGGCGATCCTCGACGCGATCCGCACCGTCGCAGCCGGCGGAACGTGGATCGACCCGAGCCTTCCACGGCGCGTCTTCGAGACCTTCCAGCGCGCGCGTGAGCCGAGCGGCAAGCCGAGCGCGCTCGCCACGCTGACGCGTCGCGAGCGTCAAGTGCTGGGCTACGTCGCGCTCGGCATCAGCAACCGCGCCATCGCCGAGAAGCTCTGTCTCAGCGAGCAGACGGTCAAGACGCACCTGACCAACATCTTCGGCAAGCTCGAGGTGCGAAACCGCTGGGCCGCGGCGCTCGCGTTCTACGGCCGCGACGTGCCGCGCTCGGACGCCGACGCGAGGTAG
- a CDS encoding class I SAM-dependent methyltransferase codes for MGLYERYFLPKLIDLAMRQKPIMRQRRKVVPLAYGRVLEIGIGSGRNLEFYDRSRVEHLWGLEPSPEMRKLAAARARELGIDVEFLDLPGEHIPLADGSVDTVLTTYTLCTIPDVARALREMRRVLAPGGVLLFSEHGRAPDPGVVRWQNRLNGMWSAIAGGCNLNRAIDSLLRDAGFAIEVETMYLPGPRLFTFNYWGRAKPA; via the coding sequence ATGGGCCTCTACGAGCGCTACTTCCTCCCGAAGCTGATCGACCTCGCGATGCGGCAGAAGCCGATCATGCGGCAGCGTCGCAAGGTGGTGCCGCTCGCGTACGGACGCGTCCTCGAGATCGGCATCGGCTCCGGGCGCAACCTCGAGTTCTACGACCGCTCGCGCGTCGAGCACCTCTGGGGCCTCGAGCCGTCGCCGGAGATGCGCAAGCTCGCGGCCGCGCGCGCCCGCGAGCTCGGGATCGACGTCGAGTTCCTCGACCTGCCGGGCGAGCACATCCCGCTCGCGGACGGCTCGGTCGACACCGTGCTCACGACCTACACGCTGTGCACCATCCCGGACGTCGCGCGGGCGCTGCGCGAGATGCGTCGTGTGCTCGCGCCGGGCGGCGTGCTGCTGTTCTCCGAGCACGGTCGCGCGCCGGATCCGGGCGTCGTGCGCTGGCAGAACCGTCTGAACGGCATGTGGAGCGCGATCGCGGGCGGCTGCAACCTGAATCGTGCGATCGACTCGCTGCTGCGCGACGCAGGCTTCGCGATCGAGGTCGAGACGATGTACCTGCCCGGGCCGCGCCTCTTCACCTTCAACTACTGGGGTCGCGCGAAGCCTGCTTGA
- a CDS encoding porin — translation MRFRRKNLVLATLVLLAADVATTRAAGAGDAQQAAMQEILDVLRQNRQISDEQHRTLSRKVREAGEADRATARANAATVEKVERTEVVEVVEEKKPSPDTLYARWKDGPRLETADKQFRFALIGRLQNDWAIVDSSRALSDELGIDEFQSGTEFRRARIGFEAELYRDFGFKFEVDVASGDVAFKDVYFAVRNVPLVQNLRIGHFKEPFSLEQLTSSVNITFMERSLADVFAPERNTGIGIHPTYFDERLTWAVGAFRETDDTGFGFGDEQNYDIATRITGLPWYADDGAQLVHLGFSYAHSFRNDAELRFRQRPESHLAARFVDTGDFLANDLDRINPELAIVLGPASLQAEYMRVFVDAPASGDPAFDGWYAYVSYFLTGERRAYKKSSGAFDRVRPKRNFGFGPDAGWGAFEVGARYSKIELDSGDVRGGNLGDTTVGLNWYLNPNMRVMANYVYSARTDGAGSANIYQARFQVAW, via the coding sequence ATGCGATTTCGCAGAAAGAACCTCGTGCTCGCCACCCTCGTGCTGCTCGCGGCGGACGTGGCGACGACGCGCGCGGCCGGCGCCGGCGACGCACAGCAAGCAGCCATGCAGGAGATCCTCGACGTCCTGCGCCAGAACCGACAGATCTCGGACGAGCAGCACCGCACGCTGAGCCGCAAAGTCCGCGAGGCGGGCGAAGCCGACCGGGCAACGGCCCGCGCGAACGCCGCCACGGTCGAGAAGGTCGAGCGCACGGAAGTGGTCGAGGTGGTCGAGGAGAAGAAGCCCTCGCCCGACACGTTGTACGCCCGCTGGAAGGACGGTCCGCGCCTCGAGACCGCGGACAAGCAGTTCCGCTTCGCCCTGATCGGCCGGCTGCAGAACGACTGGGCAATCGTCGACTCGAGCCGCGCGCTCAGCGACGAGCTCGGCATCGACGAGTTCCAGAGCGGCACCGAGTTCCGGCGCGCCCGGATCGGCTTCGAGGCCGAGCTCTACCGGGACTTCGGCTTCAAGTTCGAGGTCGACGTCGCGAGCGGCGACGTCGCGTTCAAGGACGTCTACTTCGCCGTCCGCAACGTGCCGCTCGTCCAGAACCTCCGCATCGGCCACTTCAAGGAGCCGTTCTCGCTCGAGCAGCTCACGAGCAGCGTGAACATCACGTTCATGGAGCGAAGCCTCGCCGACGTCTTCGCGCCGGAGCGCAACACCGGCATCGGGATCCACCCGACCTACTTCGACGAGCGCCTCACCTGGGCGGTCGGCGCGTTCCGCGAGACCGACGACACCGGCTTCGGCTTCGGTGACGAGCAAAACTACGACATCGCGACGCGCATCACCGGCCTACCCTGGTACGCCGACGACGGCGCGCAGCTCGTCCACCTCGGCTTCTCCTACGCGCACTCGTTCCGCAACGACGCCGAGCTCAGGTTCCGCCAGCGTCCCGAGTCGCACCTCGCGGCGCGCTTCGTCGACACGGGCGACTTCCTCGCGAACGACCTCGACCGCATCAATCCCGAGCTCGCGATCGTGCTCGGACCGGCGTCGCTGCAGGCCGAGTACATGCGCGTCTTCGTCGACGCGCCGGCGTCCGGCGATCCCGCGTTCGACGGCTGGTACGCCTACGTCAGCTACTTCCTGACCGGCGAGCGCCGCGCGTACAAGAAGTCCTCCGGCGCGTTCGATCGCGTGCGGCCCAAGCGCAACTTCGGCTTCGGACCCGACGCCGGCTGGGGCGCGTTCGAGGTGGGCGCGCGCTACTCGAAGATCGAGCTCGACTCGGGCGACGTCCGCGGCGGCAACCTGGGCGACACGACGGTCGGGCTCAACTGGTACCTGAACCCGAACATGCGGGTGATGGCGAACTACGTCTACTCCGCGCGCACCGACGGCGCCGGCAGCGCCAACATCTACCAAGCGAGGTTCCAGGTCGCCTGGTGA
- the pstS gene encoding phosphate ABC transporter substrate-binding protein PstS, whose amino-acid sequence MKITTLLTASALALALATSSFASTISGAGATFPYPIYAKWADAYAKETGVKLNYQSIGSGGGIKQIKARTVTFGASDMPLSADELQKDGLVQFPTVLGGVVPVVNLEGIAPGGLTLDGPALARIFLGEVKSWDDPAIAKLNPGVTLPKQAIAVVHRSDGSGTTFIFTDYLAKTSPEWKSKVGTSTAVQWPTGIGAKGNEGVANNVAQTRGAIGYVEYAYAKQNKLTFTKLVNASGNAVAPTAEAFAAAAANADWASVPGFAIVLTDAPGAESWPIAGATFILMHEKPRDPAAAKAALEFFAWAYAKGDAMAAELDYVPMPDEVVRAIEQSWTRITDEGGKPIYTAR is encoded by the coding sequence GTGAAGATCACCACGCTTCTGACCGCGAGCGCCCTCGCGCTCGCCCTTGCGACGTCGAGCTTCGCCTCCACCATCTCGGGCGCCGGCGCGACGTTCCCCTACCCGATCTACGCCAAGTGGGCCGACGCCTACGCCAAGGAGACGGGCGTCAAGCTCAACTACCAGTCGATCGGCTCGGGCGGCGGCATCAAGCAGATCAAGGCGCGCACCGTGACCTTCGGCGCGTCCGACATGCCACTCTCGGCGGACGAGCTGCAGAAGGACGGGCTCGTGCAGTTCCCGACCGTGCTCGGCGGCGTCGTGCCGGTGGTGAACCTCGAGGGCATCGCGCCGGGCGGTCTGACGCTCGACGGCCCCGCCCTCGCGCGGATCTTCCTCGGCGAGGTGAAGAGCTGGGACGATCCCGCGATCGCCAAGCTGAATCCGGGCGTCACGCTGCCGAAGCAGGCGATCGCGGTCGTGCACCGCTCGGACGGCTCGGGCACGACGTTCATCTTCACCGACTACCTCGCGAAGACGAGCCCCGAGTGGAAGAGCAAGGTCGGCACGAGCACCGCGGTGCAGTGGCCGACGGGGATCGGCGCCAAGGGCAACGAGGGCGTCGCGAACAACGTCGCGCAGACGCGCGGCGCGATCGGCTACGTCGAGTATGCCTACGCGAAGCAGAACAAGCTGACCTTCACGAAGCTCGTGAACGCGTCCGGCAACGCGGTCGCGCCGACCGCCGAGGCGTTCGCCGCGGCCGCCGCGAACGCGGACTGGGCGAGCGTCCCGGGCTTCGCAATCGTCCTCACCGACGCGCCCGGTGCCGAGTCCTGGCCGATCGCCGGCGCGACGTTCATCCTGATGCACGAGAAGCCGAGAGATCCCGCCGCGGCGAAGGCGGCCCTCGAGTTCTTCGCCTGGGCGTACGCGAAGGGCGACGCGATGGCGGCCGAGCTCGACTACGTTCCGATGCCGGACGAGGTCGTGCGCGCGATCGAGCAGTCGTGGACGCGCATCACCGACGAGGGCGGCAAGCCGATCTACACCGCACGCTGA
- the pstC gene encoding phosphate ABC transporter permease subunit PstC, which translates to MELSRRSSPADATLASAATLDGRLAARERVLARLRLTDALFYNLTRAAALSVLAILGGVMVALFVGALPALRAFGPSFVVSEQWNPVTEQFGALAPAYGTIVTSLIAMAIAVPVGILIAVFLTQLCPPWLRRPIGIAIELLAGIPSIIYGIWGLFVFAPFLQQTLQPFLIDTFADVPVLSALFAGPPYGIGLLTAGLILAIMVLPFITAVSRDVFESVPRVFIEAAYGLGCTTWEVVRSVVLPYARIGVVGGAMLALGRALGETMAVTFVIGNAHRISSSILAPGTTISATIANEFTEAVGELYTSSLIALGFLLFLITFTVLAAARWMLFRLERRVGA; encoded by the coding sequence ATGGAGCTCTCCAGGCGCAGCTCTCCGGCCGACGCGACGCTCGCGTCGGCCGCGACGCTCGACGGACGGCTCGCCGCGCGCGAGCGCGTGCTCGCCCGCCTGCGCCTCACCGACGCGCTCTTCTACAACCTGACGCGCGCCGCGGCGCTGTCGGTCCTCGCGATCCTCGGCGGCGTCATGGTGGCGCTCTTCGTCGGCGCGCTGCCCGCGCTGCGCGCGTTCGGCCCGAGCTTCGTCGTCAGCGAGCAGTGGAACCCCGTCACCGAGCAGTTCGGCGCGCTCGCGCCGGCCTACGGCACGATCGTCACCTCGCTGATCGCGATGGCGATCGCCGTGCCGGTCGGGATCCTGATTGCGGTCTTCCTCACGCAACTCTGCCCGCCGTGGCTCCGGCGTCCGATCGGCATCGCGATCGAGCTGCTCGCCGGCATTCCGAGCATCATCTACGGGATCTGGGGCCTGTTCGTGTTCGCGCCCTTCCTGCAGCAGACGCTGCAGCCGTTCCTGATCGACACCTTCGCCGACGTGCCGGTGCTGTCGGCGCTGTTCGCCGGGCCGCCCTACGGCATCGGCCTTCTCACCGCGGGGCTGATCCTCGCGATCATGGTGCTGCCGTTCATCACCGCGGTGTCGCGCGACGTGTTCGAGTCCGTGCCGCGCGTCTTCATCGAGGCGGCCTACGGGCTCGGCTGCACGACGTGGGAGGTGGTGCGCTCGGTCGTGCTGCCGTACGCGCGCATCGGCGTCGTCGGCGGCGCGATGCTTGCGCTCGGTCGCGCGCTCGGCGAAACGATGGCCGTGACGTTCGTGATCGGCAACGCGCACCGGATCTCGTCGTCGATCCTGGCGCCCGGCACGACCATCTCGGCGACCATCGCGAACGAGTTCACGGAGGCGGTCGGCGAGCTCTACACCTCGTCGCTGATCGCGCTCGGCTTCCTGCTCTTTCTCATCACTTTCACCGTGCTCGCGGCCGCACGCTGGATGCTGTTCCGGCTCGAGCGCCGCGTGGGGGCATGA
- the pstA gene encoding phosphate ABC transporter permease PstA, which yields MSMNAPARSSLYAARRRRNAVAVTLSLLATLFGLGWLVLILAVLVWKGAGGLALDVFTQTTPPPGSDGGLLNAIVGSFVLTSLAVLIGTPIGILAGTYMAEYGRRDRLTVVVRFINDILLSAPSIVVGLFVYEVMVVPLGHFSALSGTVALAILVVPVVLRTTEDMLLLVPVSLREAAAALGMPKYVVITRIAYRAAGAGMVTGILLAIARVSGETAPLLFTALNNQFWSLDLNAPMASLPVVIFQFALSPYEDWQQLAWTGALLITFSVLALSIVARALIARSRAAA from the coding sequence ATGAGCATGAACGCGCCCGCGCGAAGCTCGCTCTACGCCGCGCGCCGACGTCGCAACGCGGTCGCCGTGACGCTGTCGCTGCTCGCGACGCTGTTCGGCCTCGGCTGGCTCGTGCTGATCCTCGCGGTGCTCGTGTGGAAGGGAGCGGGCGGCCTCGCGCTCGACGTCTTCACGCAGACCACGCCGCCGCCCGGCTCCGACGGAGGACTGCTGAACGCGATCGTCGGCAGCTTCGTCTTGACGAGCCTCGCGGTGCTGATCGGCACGCCGATCGGCATCCTCGCCGGCACGTACATGGCGGAGTACGGAAGGCGCGATCGGCTCACCGTGGTGGTGCGCTTCATCAACGACATCCTGCTCAGCGCGCCGTCGATCGTCGTCGGGCTCTTCGTGTACGAGGTGATGGTGGTGCCGCTGGGCCACTTCTCGGCGCTCTCGGGGACGGTCGCGCTCGCGATCCTGGTCGTGCCGGTCGTGCTGCGCACGACGGAGGACATGCTGCTGCTCGTGCCGGTGTCGCTGCGCGAAGCGGCCGCGGCGCTCGGCATGCCGAAGTACGTCGTCATCACGCGGATTGCGTACCGCGCCGCCGGCGCCGGCATGGTGACGGGCATCCTGCTCGCGATCGCGCGCGTCAGCGGCGAGACCGCCCCGCTGCTCTTCACCGCGCTCAACAACCAGTTCTGGAGCTTGGATCTGAACGCGCCGATGGCGAGCCTTCCGGTGGTGATCTTTCAGTTCGCGCTGAGCCCCTACGAGGACTGGCAGCAGCTCGCCTGGACCGGGGCGCTGCTCATCACCTTCAGCGTGCTCGCGCTCAGCATCGTCGCGCGCGCGCTGATCGCACGGAGCCGGGCGGCGGCATGA
- the pstB gene encoding phosphate ABC transporter ATP-binding protein PstB: MTHHASIDPATLTEKISIRELSFYYGKTRALNRISLPLYENQITAFIGPSGCGKSTLLRVLNRMYDLYPDQRAEGEVLLDGENILSRRQDVNLLRARIGMVFQKPTPFPMSIYDNIAFGIQLYEKLPKSELDDRVESALRRAALWDEVKDKLSTNGLALSGGQQQRLCIARTIAVQPEVVLFDEPCSALDPISTAKIEALMGELKNDYTLVIVTHNMQQAARVSDFTAFMYLGELVEFDVTSKMFTMPSEQRTEDYITGRFG; encoded by the coding sequence ATGACGCATCACGCGTCCATCGACCCCGCCACGCTCACCGAGAAGATCTCGATCCGCGAGCTCAGCTTCTACTACGGCAAGACGCGCGCGCTGAACCGCATCTCGCTGCCGCTCTACGAGAACCAGATCACGGCGTTCATCGGTCCGTCGGGCTGCGGCAAGTCGACGCTGCTGCGCGTGCTCAACCGGATGTACGACCTCTACCCCGACCAGCGCGCCGAGGGCGAGGTGCTGCTCGACGGCGAGAACATCCTGTCGCGCCGCCAGGACGTCAATCTGCTGCGCGCGCGCATCGGCATGGTGTTCCAGAAGCCGACGCCGTTCCCGATGTCGATCTACGACAACATCGCCTTCGGCATCCAGCTCTACGAGAAGCTGCCGAAGTCCGAGCTCGACGATCGCGTCGAGAGCGCGCTGCGGCGCGCCGCGCTGTGGGACGAGGTCAAGGACAAGCTGTCGACCAACGGGCTCGCGCTGTCGGGCGGACAGCAGCAGCGCCTCTGCATCGCGCGCACCATCGCGGTGCAGCCCGAGGTCGTGCTGTTCGACGAGCCCTGCTCCGCGCTCGACCCGATCTCGACCGCGAAGATCGAGGCCCTGATGGGCGAGCTCAAGAACGACTACACGCTCGTCATCGTGACGCACAACATGCAGCAGGCGGCGCGCGTCTCGGACTTCACCGCCTTCATGTACCTCGGCGAGCTCGTCGAGTTCGACGTCACCAGCAAGATGTTCACGATGCCGAGCGAGCAGCGGACGGAGGACTACATCACCGGCCGCTTCGGCTGA